The proteins below come from a single Thermodesulfobacteriota bacterium genomic window:
- a CDS encoding cytochrome c biogenesis protein ResB, translated as MDTATDVRSGRVPVPEAAGRRQGKPFLSELWDFLISLKLAIWTLILLAVASIVGTVVEQNQPLEKYQQVYEDWAFNLMNRLNVFDMYHSWWFLFLLCLFAVNLTCCTIDRLPRTIRTVRNPKRTLDEAAEKSLGRVERWKSKGEVAQWAETYREALGRAFSAPEVTEEGGAVHLYAEKGVSSRFGAYATHAGIVIIFVGAIIGNIFGFKSYLSLSDGAEGSHIDIRGGKVHMDLPFSVRNNRFWMETYPNGQPKEYSSDLSVIENGREVMRKTITVNDPLVYKGIWFYQSGYGEAGAGARVAVQRPDGTPVGNYLLGANEPVGIEGYGTVRGVNYEENLLGKGPALQVVIEKPGQAPAEVWLLQNAPEQERLRNDSLRFFFGGLTPRMYTGLQVAKDPGVNVVWLGCLLLTAGMMLSFFVSHRRIWVRLSEGPGGKVHVTAGGTANRNRPAFEKAFAAVVAEIRKETPDNAKEIPA; from the coding sequence ATGGATACCGCTACGGACGTTCGATCCGGCCGTGTTCCCGTGCCCGAAGCCGCCGGCCGCAGGCAGGGAAAACCGTTTTTATCGGAGCTGTGGGATTTTCTGATTTCGTTGAAGCTGGCGATCTGGACCCTCATTCTGCTGGCCGTCGCCTCCATCGTGGGCACGGTGGTCGAGCAGAACCAGCCGCTGGAGAAGTATCAGCAGGTATATGAGGACTGGGCGTTCAATCTGATGAACCGCCTGAACGTGTTCGACATGTATCATTCCTGGTGGTTTTTGTTCCTTCTGTGCCTGTTCGCGGTGAATCTCACCTGCTGCACGATCGACCGCCTGCCTCGGACGATCCGGACGGTCCGCAACCCGAAGCGGACGCTGGACGAGGCGGCCGAGAAATCGCTGGGCCGGGTGGAGCGGTGGAAGAGCAAGGGCGAGGTTGCGCAATGGGCGGAAACGTACCGGGAAGCCCTCGGCCGGGCCTTCTCCGCACCCGAAGTCACGGAGGAAGGCGGCGCGGTGCACCTGTACGCCGAGAAGGGCGTTTCCTCCCGGTTCGGCGCGTACGCCACCCACGCCGGCATCGTGATCATCTTCGTCGGCGCCATCATCGGGAACATATTCGGCTTCAAGTCGTATCTGAGCCTGTCGGACGGGGCGGAAGGCTCCCACATCGACATCCGGGGAGGAAAGGTGCACATGGACCTGCCTTTCTCGGTGCGCAACAACCGGTTCTGGATGGAGACGTACCCGAACGGGCAGCCCAAGGAGTACTCGTCGGACCTCAGCGTCATCGAGAACGGCCGGGAAGTGATGCGCAAGACGATCACGGTGAACGATCCCCTCGTCTATAAAGGGATCTGGTTCTACCAGTCCGGCTACGGGGAGGCGGGTGCGGGAGCCCGGGTCGCCGTGCAGCGCCCGGACGGCACGCCGGTAGGCAACTACCTGCTGGGAGCGAACGAGCCGGTCGGGATCGAGGGGTACGGCACCGTCCGCGGCGTGAACTACGAGGAGAACCTTCTGGGGAAAGGGCCGGCCCTCCAGGTGGTGATCGAGAAGCCCGGGCAGGCGCCCGCGGAGGTGTGGCTCCTGCAGAACGCTCCGGAGCAGGAGCGGCTCCGCAACGATTCGCTGCGGTTCTTCTTCGGCGGGCTGACCCCCCGGATGTATACGGGCCTGCAGGTGGCGAAGGATCCCGGCGTGAACGTCGTGTGGCTCGGCTGCCTGCTGCTGACGGCCGGGATGATGCTCTCCTTCTTCGTTTCCCACCGGCGCATCTGGGTCCGCCTGTCCGAAGGGCCCGGAGGGAAAGTGCACGTCACGGCGGGCGGGACCGCGAACCGGAACCGTCCGGCGTTCGAGAAGGCCTTCGCCGCCGTGGTGGCGGAGATCCGCAAGGAAACTCCCGACAACGCCAAGGAGATCCCCGCATGA
- a CDS encoding cytochrome c peroxidase: protein MEKMMKPALLLFVVLSLVTVLTLTGCGSGGGGGSVPGGGVTPPPSADLDGDNVADNIDPDIDGDGVGNNQDAFPTCRWAADDIDRDGKPGGTNPRTGTDPQLATCGLVRDDDDDGDGILNASDPFPLLAGSFDDNVVFVVPPPILNPLNQTVIPEPPNLALFVRNKVAAIRLGKALYWDMQVGSDGIVACATCHFSAGTDIRKKNTLNPGTRAGDTLFGNNRTGGYDFPQFGPNYAMLPEDSLLHERTYPGHQQSDAIVRDTNDVVGSQGVRMSQFVAVVPGSAVDQVTPLQDPIFHHADSSAPFNNVRQVTARNTPSVINAVFNFTNFWDGRANFLFNGENPFGPADPNAGVWFNDAGEGLVKRPVVIQFASLASQATGPPVDDVEMSARGRTFPDIGRKMLTLTPLGKQLVHPGDSILGPISKASVRQDGTITDVKGLNITYRKMIEDAFQPNLWNSSSTTPDGFTQMEANFSLFFGLAVQLYESTLVSDQTPFDHWLAGDANALNDMEKFGFGLFSGIGNCTVCHIGIEFTTASVANVGFTNNFLNATIEAMFTADGLMSIYDEGFINTSAVPNSDDPGRGGVTPFINPLTGQPIPLSFSALSVLDRKGKLPFETPILDLSLPDNMPVNDIGSFKIPTLRNVALTAPFFHNGSLRSLEDVVDLYVRGGNFPLENIHNLDPIVGQGNPLLRGRGLETETMHDALMAFLRSLTDPRVVAESAPFDHPEIFIPEGDPEVLTRIPARNAEGQAAVPAAP, encoded by the coding sequence ATGGAAAAGATGATGAAGCCGGCCCTGTTGCTGTTCGTGGTCCTGTCCCTCGTGACCGTTCTGACCCTGACAGGCTGCGGCAGCGGCGGTGGCGGCGGCTCCGTCCCCGGGGGCGGCGTAACTCCCCCGCCTTCCGCGGACCTGGACGGCGACAATGTAGCCGACAACATCGACCCCGACATCGACGGCGACGGTGTCGGCAACAACCAGGATGCATTTCCCACCTGCCGGTGGGCCGCCGATGACATCGACCGGGACGGCAAGCCCGGCGGGACGAATCCCCGCACCGGCACCGATCCGCAATTGGCGACCTGCGGCCTCGTCCGGGACGACGATGACGACGGCGACGGCATCCTCAATGCCTCGGATCCCTTCCCCCTCCTCGCCGGAAGTTTTGACGACAATGTAGTCTTTGTGGTGCCGCCTCCCATTCTTAACCCGCTGAACCAGACGGTGATTCCCGAGCCGCCGAACCTGGCGCTGTTCGTCAGGAACAAGGTCGCGGCCATCCGGCTCGGCAAGGCGCTGTACTGGGACATGCAGGTCGGCAGCGACGGAATCGTGGCCTGCGCGACCTGCCATTTCAGCGCCGGCACCGATATCCGCAAGAAGAACACGCTCAATCCGGGAACCAGGGCCGGCGACACCCTGTTCGGCAACAACCGCACCGGGGGGTACGATTTCCCCCAGTTCGGGCCGAACTACGCCATGCTGCCGGAAGACTCGCTGCTGCACGAGCGGACGTACCCGGGCCACCAGCAGTCCGACGCCATCGTTCGCGACACCAACGACGTCGTCGGTTCCCAGGGAGTCCGCATGAGCCAGTTCGTGGCCGTCGTCCCCGGCTCGGCGGTGGATCAGGTGACGCCCCTGCAGGACCCGATCTTCCACCACGCCGACAGCAGCGCTCCGTTCAACAACGTCCGGCAGGTGACGGCGCGCAATACCCCCTCCGTGATCAACGCGGTGTTCAACTTCACCAACTTCTGGGACGGCCGGGCGAACTTCCTCTTCAACGGCGAAAATCCGTTCGGCCCCGCCGATCCGAACGCCGGCGTCTGGTTCAACGACGCGGGGGAGGGGCTGGTGAAGCGGCCGGTCGTCATCCAGTTCGCGAGCCTCGCCTCCCAGGCCACGGGACCGCCGGTCGACGACGTCGAAATGTCCGCCCGGGGCCGCACTTTCCCGGACATCGGCAGGAAGATGCTGACCCTGACCCCGCTCGGCAAGCAGCTCGTCCACCCCGGCGACAGCATTCTCGGGCCGATCTCCAAGGCGTCGGTCCGGCAGGACGGAACCATCACCGACGTCAAGGGACTCAATATCACATACCGCAAGATGATCGAGGACGCCTTCCAGCCGAATCTGTGGAATTCCTCCTCTACCACTCCGGACGGATTCACCCAGATGGAGGCCAATTTCTCCCTCTTCTTCGGGCTCGCCGTTCAGCTCTACGAGTCGACCCTGGTTTCGGATCAGACCCCCTTCGACCACTGGCTGGCAGGCGACGCGAACGCCCTGAACGACATGGAAAAGTTCGGGTTCGGACTGTTCAGCGGCATCGGCAACTGCACCGTGTGCCACATCGGGATCGAATTCACCACCGCCTCGGTTGCGAACGTCGGGTTCACGAACAACTTCCTGAACGCGACGATCGAGGCGATGTTCACGGCCGACGGCCTCATGTCCATCTATGACGAGGGATTCATCAACACATCCGCGGTGCCGAACTCGGACGACCCCGGCAGGGGGGGCGTCACTCCTTTCATCAATCCGCTGACCGGCCAGCCCATCCCCCTGTCGTTTTCGGCCCTGTCGGTGCTGGATCGGAAGGGGAAGCTTCCCTTCGAGACGCCGATCCTCGATCTTTCCCTTCCCGACAACATGCCCGTCAACGATATCGGCTCCTTTAAAATCCCGACGCTGCGCAACGTGGCGCTGACCGCTCCCTTTTTCCACAACGGCAGTCTCAGGTCGCTGGAGGACGTGGTGGATCTCTACGTCCGGGGCGGGAACTTCCCCCTGGAAAACATTCACAACCTCGACCCGATCGTCGGCCAGGGGAACCCGCTCCTGCGGGGCAGGGGGCTGGAGACGGAAACCATGCACGACGCGCTGATGGCATTCCTGAGGTCGCTGACCGACCCGAGAGTCGTCGCCGAGTCGGCCCCCTTCGACCATCCCGAGATCTTTATTCCGGAAGGCGATCCCGAGGTGCTGACGCGCATCCCCGCCAGGAATGCCGAAGGCCAGGCCGCCGTACCGGCTGCGCCGTAG
- the ccsB gene encoding c-type cytochrome biogenesis protein CcsB yields MNTINVQLFDLTTLLFGTATGSYVAALYGRKEFLARVGTWICMAAAVVSTAALGVRWIESYRMGIGRIPVTNLYESLVFFAWSINMIYLFVERKYESRSFGAFVVPIAFLTMAYAFTIESGIQPLVPALQSYWLHAHVITCFAGYAAFAVSAGVAVMYLLKERRGGDSAATGILALFPSIKVLDDLVYRAIVWGFPMLTAGIITGAAWANFAWGTYWSWDPKETWSLIVWLVYAAFLHARITRGWHGKRAAVLSIAGFAATLFCYLGVNLVLSGLHSYGG; encoded by the coding sequence ATGAATACGATCAACGTTCAGCTTTTCGACCTGACGACCCTCCTGTTCGGCACGGCGACGGGCTCATATGTCGCCGCCCTTTACGGGAGGAAGGAGTTCCTCGCCCGGGTGGGCACATGGATCTGCATGGCCGCGGCGGTGGTATCCACGGCCGCCCTCGGCGTCCGCTGGATCGAGTCGTACCGGATGGGGATCGGGCGGATCCCCGTGACCAACCTCTACGAGTCGCTGGTATTCTTCGCCTGGTCCATCAACATGATCTACCTGTTCGTCGAGCGGAAATACGAAAGCCGCTCCTTCGGCGCGTTCGTGGTCCCGATCGCCTTCCTGACGATGGCGTACGCCTTCACGATCGAGAGCGGGATCCAGCCGCTGGTTCCGGCGCTGCAGTCGTACTGGCTGCATGCCCACGTTATCACCTGCTTTGCGGGCTACGCGGCGTTCGCGGTTTCCGCCGGCGTCGCGGTAATGTACCTTTTAAAGGAAAGGCGCGGGGGCGATAGCGCGGCGACTGGCATCCTCGCCCTGTTCCCGTCGATAAAGGTTCTCGACGATCTCGTCTACCGGGCGATCGTCTGGGGGTTCCCGATGCTCACCGCGGGGATCATCACGGGAGCCGCGTGGGCGAACTTCGCATGGGGGACGTACTGGTCCTGGGACCCGAAGGAGACCTGGTCGCTGATCGTGTGGCTGGTATACGCCGCGTTCCTCCACGCGCGGATCACGCGGGGCTGGCACGGGAAGCGGGCGGCCGTGCTTTCGATCGCGGGCTTCGCGGCTACGTTGTTCTGCTATCTTGGCGTCAATCTTGTCCTGTCCGGGCTGCACAGCTACGGCGGGTGA
- a CDS encoding amino acid permease, translating to MELKRKLGLFPVTNIVVANMIGAGIFTTSGLLMGDLGDPILMLSLWAVGGVIALCGALSYGALGAAMPHAGGEYAFLSRLYHPLLGFLGGWTSFVVGFSAPIAASAIGFSEYFLRAIPPSSFPGDPAILKKLLSVFVIALFTAVHLRGIGFGARVQNVLTVLKGALIAGLILGGFLLGTGSAGHFSRREPFAFTFEGWKTAGLSLMWILFAYSGWNASTYIGSEIREPRKTLPRSLLLGTGVVTALYLLINVVFVYAIPPEEMKGVIAVGGLAMGKLFGRSMDAVFSLLVSFALFSSLSAFLILGPRVYYSMAKDRLFFRELALVDPSTRAPRRAIALQGAVSSAMVLTGTFDQILTVMGFALGIFPLFAAAGALRLQPSPDTGTMFPGYPWAPALYLAAGSGILLLSFLQRPAESTLAILCVLAGVPVYYHFKKDSK from the coding sequence ATGGAACTGAAGCGGAAGCTCGGCCTCTTTCCCGTAACGAACATCGTCGTCGCCAACATGATCGGCGCAGGGATCTTCACCACCAGCGGCCTGCTCATGGGCGACCTCGGCGACCCGATCCTGATGCTTTCCCTGTGGGCGGTCGGCGGCGTCATCGCCCTGTGCGGAGCGCTATCCTACGGCGCGCTGGGCGCCGCCATGCCGCACGCCGGCGGGGAGTACGCCTTCCTCTCCCGACTCTACCATCCGCTCCTCGGCTTCCTCGGCGGGTGGACTTCCTTCGTCGTCGGGTTTTCCGCGCCGATCGCCGCCTCCGCGATCGGGTTCAGCGAGTATTTCCTTCGGGCGATCCCGCCGTCGTCCTTTCCGGGCGATCCCGCGATCCTGAAAAAGCTGCTCTCCGTCTTCGTGATCGCGCTCTTTACCGCCGTCCACCTGCGGGGGATCGGATTCGGCGCGCGGGTCCAGAACGTCCTGACCGTCCTGAAAGGAGCGCTGATCGCCGGACTGATCCTGGGCGGCTTCCTGCTCGGTACGGGCAGCGCCGGCCACTTTTCCCGGCGGGAGCCGTTCGCCTTCACCTTCGAGGGATGGAAGACGGCGGGCCTTTCCCTGATGTGGATCCTGTTCGCCTACAGCGGCTGGAACGCCTCGACCTACATCGGCTCGGAAATCCGGGAGCCGCGGAAAACGCTCCCCCGGTCGCTCCTGCTCGGGACCGGCGTGGTGACGGCGCTGTATCTCCTGATCAACGTCGTATTCGTCTACGCGATCCCTCCCGAGGAGATGAAGGGCGTCATCGCCGTCGGCGGGCTGGCCATGGGGAAGCTCTTCGGCCGCTCCATGGATGCCGTGTTCTCGCTCCTGGTCTCCTTCGCCCTGTTCTCCTCGCTGAGCGCCTTCCTCATCCTCGGGCCAAGGGTGTACTACTCCATGGCGAAGGACCGGCTGTTCTTCCGGGAGCTCGCCCTCGTGGACCCGTCGACCCGGGCCCCCCGCCGGGCGATCGCCCTGCAGGGAGCCGTCTCCTCGGCAATGGTGCTGACGGGGACGTTCGACCAGATCCTGACCGTGATGGGATTTGCGCTCGGCATCTTCCCGCTGTTCGCCGCGGCCGGAGCGCTACGGCTCCAACCGTCGCCGGATACCGGGACGATGTTTCCCGGCTACCCGTGGGCGCCGGCGCTCTACCTCGCCGCAGGGAGCGGCATCCTGCTCCTCTCGTTCCTTCAGCGCCCGGCGGAGTCGACGCTGGCGATCCTGTGCGTGCTGGCGGGCGTCCCGGTGTATTACCACTTCAAGAAGGACAGTAAATAA
- the prpB gene encoding methylisocitrate lyase, whose protein sequence is MTRRSPGSALRRAVSDESPLQLPGAMNANHALLVQRAGFRAVYLSGGGVAAGSLGLPDLGISTLDDVATDVRRITDVCDLPLLVDVDTGFGPSAFNVARTTRTMIRMGAAGMHIEDQAGAKRCGHRPNKEIVGLHEMVDRIKAAVDARTDEAFVIMARTDALASEGPAAAIERAAAYVEAGADMIFPEAVTGLAMYRKFVDAVKAPVLANITEFGATPLFTVEELRSAGVAIALYPLSAFRAANRAAENVYAALRRDGTQRSAVDSMQTRDELYERIGYHAFERKLDELFKARKG, encoded by the coding sequence GTGACCCGTCGATCCCCCGGATCCGCCCTGCGCCGCGCCGTTTCCGACGAATCGCCGCTGCAGCTCCCCGGCGCCATGAACGCCAACCACGCGCTGCTGGTCCAGCGGGCCGGATTCCGCGCAGTCTATCTTTCCGGCGGCGGCGTCGCCGCCGGCTCCCTCGGCCTGCCGGACCTGGGGATCTCCACCCTGGACGACGTGGCCACCGACGTGCGCCGCATCACCGACGTCTGCGACCTTCCGCTTTTGGTGGACGTGGACACCGGGTTCGGCCCCTCCGCCTTCAACGTGGCCCGCACCACCCGGACCATGATCCGGATGGGCGCCGCCGGCATGCACATCGAGGACCAGGCAGGGGCCAAGCGCTGCGGTCACCGGCCCAACAAGGAGATCGTCGGCCTGCACGAGATGGTGGACCGCATCAAGGCCGCCGTCGACGCCCGCACGGACGAGGCCTTCGTGATCATGGCCCGCACGGACGCCCTCGCGTCGGAAGGGCCGGCCGCCGCGATCGAGCGGGCCGCGGCCTACGTGGAGGCGGGGGCGGATATGATCTTCCCGGAGGCCGTCACCGGCCTCGCCATGTACCGGAAGTTCGTGGACGCCGTGAAGGCGCCGGTGCTGGCCAACATCACCGAATTCGGCGCCACGCCGCTGTTCACCGTGGAGGAGCTGCGCTCCGCCGGCGTCGCGATCGCCCTCTACCCGCTCTCCGCGTTCCGCGCCGCCAACCGCGCCGCCGAAAACGTGTACGCGGCGCTGCGCCGGGACGGCACCCAGCGGTCGGCGGTCGACTCCATGCAGACCCGCGACGAGCTGTACGAGCGGATCGGGTATCATGCTTTCGAGCGGAAGCTGGACGAGCTCTTCAAAGCCCGGAAGGGATAG